From the Antennarius striatus isolate MH-2024 chromosome 15, ASM4005453v1, whole genome shotgun sequence genome, the window agttctgagccccttccccttcttgttcgctatggtgatggacaggctgacagacgaagtTGAGAAAAAAAGAGCTCCAGTGGCCTCTTAAAAGGTTCCATCTGTTCCAATGCTTtaatctctgtttttaaccctgctgtgttgAACCAGTGTCCCTTTTGTCTCCTTCATGAGACAgtttttttgaatgtttttagtGAGTGTCAGAAACTCttatcaaatgtttttaatctattcagtgaaaattttaatatcagaaattttatttatggtgctggATAAGTCAAGAAGGTAAGTCAACCAAAAAAGTGGCAGTTTTTAAATTTCGTCTCTGGTGAAGCAAAACAGGCGAtttatgaagaagaagaagcagaagaagaaacgaAACGTCAGAACAGCTTGCCATTAACATGACGACCTGGCAAGAGgcccaaacagaaaaacaataacaactaaataaataactaactaactaactaactaactaactaactaaccagacatagatagatagatagatggatggatagatagatagatagatagatagatagatagatagatagatagatagatagatagatagatagatagatagatagatagatagatagatagatagatagatagatagatagatagatacagtagatacatagatagatacatagatacatagaatATTTAGATAGtatttttcaatttcaatttcaatttataTTTCAGAATTTAGAGTGAAATTGATATCCTCTTATTCATTCTCTTTTCCGTGATGACCTTCCGTGGTTCTCCTCTTCTTGCCCTTAGTTGCATGGATTAGGCACAGGGCCTTCCTCAGCAACTTCATCAGCATCCTCGGGTTCGGATATACTGACGTCATCCTCGCATTCAGTGCTGCAAGTTTCGCTGTCAGAAAACCAGTCAAACTCCCACCATCTGTAGCTGCAACTGTCATTGCTaacttcatcatcttcctcccttGACGTTTTCTTCAATGTTTCAAGTAAGATAATATCTGCTTCATTAACCCCACTTTCATCAACATCTTCTGAATTATAATCATTGTCGTCGATGAGGTCGACCTTCACATTATTGGTGTTGTCAGCATTGTGACCATCAACACTGTTTTCAACATTGCCCATGTTGATCAAGTCCAACATTGACTCCAACTCGCCCATTCAAAAGCCTCCATCTGTCAATGGCCAAGTTGTAAATACTGGGCATATCTGCAGGATCAGTTTAAGAATTATTAATACcattaaaatatatagaaaCGCAATGTAAATCACTTTACATTAGTTGGACAGCTTGTAAACAAAGTTGTAAACAAAGAAGCCTGTGTAAAGTGATGAAACCACCCCTGACCAGGTATGCCTTGTATATCCAAATGTAATCCGTCTCCATTTCCATTTCTACCATTAAATACAACTTATAactaccaaaaataaaaataaaaaagaagaagaaatgaaaataaaacaaatacagatgTGTCCCgtgttcctgaatgcaacacgaCCCACTGTGAAGGATGACGTTTAGGATGACGTTTAGGATGACGTTTAGGATGACGTTTAGGATGACGTGTCAACAAAGTGCCGGAAGTGACCAGTGTCCAAGATGGCTTACCAGACACTACAACAGGAGTACCTCCAGATTCCTGTTGTGACCCGGGCCTACACGACCGCCTGTGTGCTTACGACTGCTGCCGTGGTAAGACGGATCCGTTACCGGTTATCATCGGGTTAGCACCGGATTAGCCGGACGTAGCCTGGTAGCGGTTAGCATAGCCGCTGTAGCGCCGCCCGTTGGCTGCTAGCTCGATGCTCCAGAGGTGTTCGTGTCTCCGCCTGGGTGCCTGCGGTGGTCGAGCTCTGATCCACGTCACAGAGGTGAACAGTGGTGACGCGTTCCGTGTAATCTCTGGGCCCACTCGGGAGTCCGGCAGCTGCTACTGACCAGGTGCGTGTCGGTCACCGTGGAACACAGCATCGTGCCGGTGAGACCGGGTCAGGTGTTGTGCTGCCGGTCCTGCGGACACACTACCGGGGAGGGTCTGGCCCCGAACGCGTCTGTGGACAGAAATCACGCATCACGACCGGCAGGTCACGCAACGGGTTTCTTCCGGTGGAGGAACGGAACTCATGAACTGTTCAATGTGTTCTCATTTTCTCTTCACACACCTTATAATCACGATTGGTGTTTTCAATTTTTGGCAACTTCAAccgtcattttattttactaatcaGCTGCGTGAATGTTTCGTACAGACACACATTACACCAGAAATACacgcatctgtgtgtgttttacttcaGCCACGCAGGAGTCCGGAATGTTCCACTGTTGTTTCGTTTCTCTGTGACTGCGTGTATTTATTCCTTCAGCAGTCTGACAGGTCGATTAAACACAGACCAGATCAATCAAACACAGATCGAGTCGATCCATTGGGGGCAGCGGTAGTTAGTGACTGAATAGAGCTGACAGACTGAACTGAATACAGAAGAAGTTGATAAACCAGATAATTGTTCATGAACTGAAAACAGACAAGCATTTCAACGGTAAATATCATGTCTTATTCATTGTTGACCTCTATTTTGTCCTGTGTTATTGattgtttactttttgtgtcttttgttaTTGATTGTTTACCTCTGTTTTGTCCTGTCTTACTGATTGTTTACCTCTGTTTTGTCTTGTGTTATTGActgtttatctctgttttgtccTGTGTTATTGTTTACCTCAGTTTTGCCCTGTTTTATTGATTGTTTACCTTTGTTTTGCCTTGTGTTATTGATTGTTTACCTCTGTTTTGTCCTGTCTCATAGCAACTAGAGATCATCACACCATTTCAACTCTACTTCAACCCAGATTTAATTCTAAGAAATTACCAGGTGagtggtttgagtgtgtgtgtgtgtgtgtgtgtgtgtgtgtgcgtgcgtgcgtgcgtgcgtgtgtgtctgtgtgtgtgtctgtgtgtgtgtctgtgtctgtaccTGCTGTCAATCACTTGTGTGGACTGTTCTGTCAAGCATGTTGTGTAACTGAATGACTTTGACTACCAGCTGACATTTTTGGATTGTACCTATCTgaagacaaaaagacagactCCTCACGTTACAGAATATAATGTGAGGTCCGGCGTTGTAAATAATACTGTGGTTTATAGTGACGTACAGCAACAGACTCCTCACATTATAGAATGATGTACAGCAGaatgtttaaatctgttttctaGGTATGGCGACTCATAACCAACTTCCTATTTTTTGGACCAGTTGGCTTCAACTTCCTGTTCAATATGATCTTTCTGTATCCTTCTGACTGAGTGAGCGTGTCACAAATTCACAGGGAAGCCACGTGGCTTCAGAGGTGAGAGGTGAGGCATGAACTTGTGAACTGACTGTAACCATAGAAACGGATGAGTACTGTAAACTACTGACATAAATAgatgtgatgcgttcaggtgctgCGATGCTTCTGTGTAGGTTCCTCAACCGTCTGCTTCCAGGTACAGATACTGTCGGATGCTGGAGGAGGGCTCCTTCAGGGGACGCACAGCTGACTTTGTCTTCATGTTCCTCTTTGGTGGACTTTTGATGACTGTATCCATCCCATAATTGACTGATTAGTCCTGCTTTTTTTGGTGTTTGTAATTGTAAAGTTAGGAATCTATTCAAGTCATCTTGTAACCCCTGATGTGTTTCTTAACAAATGTCACTGACGTTCCACTCTGGTCTGTGGTTCTCTTTCATATGACAGTAGAGTTGCGTGTTCTGTGTCCATATCCTAGAATCAATACATTTAATGTGTGTTCTTAACGGCGCTCAGATATTTGGGACATTTGTGAGTCTGGTGTTCCTGGGCCAGGCCTTCACCATCATGCTGGTGTACGTGTGGAGTCGGCGGAATCCAAATGTTCGCATGAACTTCTTTGGTCTGCTAAACTTCCAGGCTCCTTTCCTGCCTTGGGTGCTGATGGGATTCTCTCTCCTACTGGGAAACTCCATCATCGTGGATCTTTTAGGTTCCGCAGCGTTGCTGTCATCATTTCCACAAACATACGTTTTGTGGtgtgatcatttccaataaaaaaatgtgattgtgCCTTTCCCCTCTTGAGGTATTGCTGTGGGTCATGTCTACTTCTTCCTGGAGGACGTTTTCCCCAACCAGCCGGGTGGAGGGAGGTGGCTGAAGACCCCGTCCATCATGTGAGTTTCTAAAACCAGAAGTGAACATTCACATCAGCTGATCTTCAGATGATGTGCTGCTGGTGGCGGTGCTGGAGGAACGCTCACAGGAAGTTGTTCTCTTCATGGGGGAAGTTGTGACACGGTTCTCCACAGCAGACCTGTTTCTAGGGTAGTTTTAGCTTTGTGCTACAACATCAACATTTTGGTATTTATACCCTGGCCACAGGGGCCCCATGGGGCCTCCACAGCCACAAAGGCCCCATGGGGCCTCCCCGGCCACCTGCATGTAACAGATTTAATATCTGGTATTGACAGAATGAAATGACTTTTCGCTGGTGGGACCtaaaggtttgtgtgttctaaCTGATCTTTCTGAAGGTTAGGGTAgatattattgattattgattcatTGGATTTAAAGTATGGATCAACCAGGTGACGTCTGAGTGTCGCTGAAAGAAGTTGAACTGAATAGGAGCAGTCAGAGGTTCCCAACCCCCGAGGCGTTGACCGGTTATAGTCCGTGGCTCagtcggtaccggtctgtgACGTTAAACTGGTCCGAACACCGTTTCCCATGATGCCCGGTGATTCCACTCTTCCTCATTTGTGTCGCCCACAGAAAGATGCTGTTTGACACTCCAGAGGAAGACGCCAACTATAACCCCCTCCCTGAGGAGCGCCCTGGAGGGTTTGCCTGGGGGGAGGGACAGCGGCTCGGAGGTTAAACGTACCCTCAGGTGTGTCTGTCAGGAGACGCCCTTTGAGGGAGGAAGGGGACTAAATGCTGTTTATTTGTTCTGGGAGGATGAAGCCAGAGGAGCAGCGCCTGTCTGGAGATCCCGTCTGTTGTCTTTGTAAATGTCACAAACTCTTCTCGCTGCCAGATCGCTGCTCAGACGCTGCGTGAGGGCACACAGGCTTCACATGGACTTTGGACCGTCGGCCTTTGGGCTTGAGTACCGTTTGTGTTCATCTCAGAAAAATGTTCATGTGCCCAACTGTCAGAAGAACGAGGGAACGATGGCAGCAGTAAAACATTCACCCGATGAATTTATTCAGAATGCAAGagcattttttcatttcactttttaaaaataaatgtgtgaggCATACGGTTGTTAGTTTTAATGTCTTTGAGGTCTTCACCCCTCACAGAGGATCCAGCATGAAGATCAGCAGTGGTGTTCATTTCTGTCATCTGATCCAGCCTGACTTTCAGCTGTCATGTCTTATTGTCCATTAGGCCATCGTTAATAATTACTGTGATTGTTGTTTCCACttatttacacacatgcagacgtTACTATTTGACCTGCCTGCCTTATCATGTGACCTGGCCCACGGAATATGTGAACCATCACACATGTCAGCAATGTTCCACCTTGATTGAGGGGATGAAATATTCCTAAATGTGAGCCAGGACCTCCACCAATCAGTGGCTGCAATACCCATAaagcggtagacgatgaatgaatgcatgaatgatcAATTCTAGTTTACTGTTACGGTCTGTTCTATACATGTAGTGTGGTTCAAAAGGGTTGGTTTTAATGTAGATCTGCAGACCAAGTCTTCGGTAGGTCAGCAGGGGGCGGTAATGAGCTCAGGCTGTATGTTGCTGTTCCTGGCAATGCGGCGTTTTCGGTTGTCGGAAAAACGAGAATCCCGTTTGCGTCCCGTCTACAAGGGACCTTCAACAGAGCCGTCGCGTCCTGCGTGTGTTTATTCCTGTTTTAATATCGTAGGTGTTCCGCAGAAAGCGAATAAAGGAACTGTCCTCAGCGTGGAACCCTTCTGTGAACTCGTTTTATCGAGTGATCTCATTTCCCACGGTTACCGGATGCTTTGAACGCCTCAGCAGAAGAAAGGGCCGCGTGAGCGTTAGCGACGGAAGATGCAGCTAGCTTTAAGCAAAACGTTCGGCCAGAAGCCCGTCAAGTTCCAGCTGGAGCCGGATGGAGACTTCTACATGGTCGGCTCGGAGGTAAAGGACGGTCTGTGACTCGCTGTGAACGCGTAGCTTCCTCATGGTGGCCCCCAGCGCACCTGGGGCTAGTTAGCTGCTAGTATGCTAACGATACCCAACGatgacttaaaataaaataaaaaaatgtccgtGAAGACACACACCTAACGCGGGTCCCGTGACGAGTGTCTCCGTGAAAAAGTCTTCACTGAGTTGAGCGGAACGTAAATGAATGAGTCTGATCAATGGAATCCCCAGCCATTACATGAGGAGTCAGAGTCGGGAGTCTCCAAGAATGTTGTCAGGCCCTCAGAAGTGTCTTGTGGTGGGCTTCAAAGATGAGTCAGAGCTTCTGACGGGGTTTGAAGATGAGGAGTCAGAGCTTCTGACGGGGTTTGAAGATGAGGAGTCAGAGCTTCTGATGGTGTTTGAAGATGAGGAGTCAGAGCTTCTGATGGGGTTTGAAGATGAGGAGTCAGAGCTTCTGACGGGGTTTGAATATGAGGAGTCAGAGCTTCTGATGGGGTTTGAAGATGAGGAGTCAGAGCTTCTGATGGGGTTTGAAGATGAGGAGTCAGAGCTTCTGACGGGGTTTAAAGATGAGGAGTCAGAGCTTCTGACGGGGTTTGAAGATGAGGAGTCAGAGTTCTGATGGGGTTTGAAGATGAGTCAGAGCTACTGACGGGGTTTGAAGATGAGGAGTCAGAGCTTCTGACGGGGTTTGAAGATGAGGAGTCAGAGCTTCTGATGGGGTTTGAAGATGAAGAGTCAGAGCTTCTGATGGGGTTTGAAGATGAGGAGTCAGAGCTTCTGATGGGGTTTGAAGATGAGGAGTCAGAGCTTCTGACGGCGTTTGAAGATGAGGAGTCAGAGCTTCTGATGGGGTTTGAAGATGAGGAGTCAGAGCTTCTGATGGGGTTTGAAGATGAGGAGTCAGAGCTTCTGATGGGGTTTGAAGATGAGGAGTCAGAGCTTCTGATGGGGTTTGAAGATGAGGAGTCAGAGCTTCTGATGGG encodes:
- the derl2 gene encoding derlin-2, with amino-acid sequence MAYQTLQQEYLQIPVVTRAYTTACVLTTAAVQLEIITPFQLYFNPDLILRNYQVWRLITNFLFFGPVGFNFLFNMIFLYRYCRMLEEGSFRGRTADFVFMFLFGGLLMTIFGTFVSLVFLGQAFTIMLVYVWSRRNPNVRMNFFGLLNFQAPFLPWVLMGFSLLLGNSIIVDLLGIAVGHVYFFLEDVFPNQPGGGRWLKTPSIIKMLFDTPEEDANYNPLPEERPGGFAWGEGQRLGG